One part of the Arabidopsis thaliana chromosome 1 sequence genome encodes these proteins:
- a CDS encoding tRNA-processing ribonuclease BN (unknown protein; FUNCTIONS IN: molecular_function unknown; INVOLVED IN: biological_process unknown; LOCATED IN: chloroplast envelope; EXPRESSED IN: 21 plant structures; EXPRESSED DURING: 13 growth stages; BEST Arabidopsis thaliana protein match is: unknown protein (TAIR:AT5G63040.1); Has 60 Blast hits to 60 proteins in 14 species: Archae - 0; Bacteria - 0; Metazoa - 0; Fungi - 0; Plants - 60; Viruses - 0; Other Eukaryotes - 0 (source: NCBI BLink).) — protein sequence MESKAICLGFLPPRLRFSSPRLLSLPPSPPASSTFATRHKLDSRQTLLWNKPQLSRVRVACSSSQSDSRPEKKQSDKSNYARAELFRGKSGSVSFNGLTHQLVEESKLVSAPFQEEKGSFLWVLAPVVLISSLILPQFFLSGIIEATFKNDTVAEIVTSFCFETVFYAGLAIFLSVTDRVQRPYLDFSSKRWGLITGLRGYLTSAFLTMGLKVVVPVFAVYMTWPALGIDALIAVLPFLVGCAVQRVFEARLERRGSSCWPIVPIVFEVYRLYQVTRAATFVQRLMFMMKDAATTAEITERGVALVGLVVTLQFLAVMCLWSFITFLMRLFPSRPVGENY from the exons GCTTCTTCCACATTTGCGACGCGTCACAAACTTGATTCCAGAC AAACCCTCCTTTGGAACAAACCGCAATTGAGCCGAGTTCGTGTAgcgtgttcttcttctcaatctgACTCAAGACCTGAGAAGAAGCAATCGGATAAGAGTAACTATGCTCGAGCTGAGCTGTTCCGTGGGAAATCaggttctgtttctttcaatGGTCTGACTCATCAGCTGGTTGAAGAAAGTAAACTGGTTTCAGCTCCGtttcaagaagagaaaggttCTTTCTTGTGGGTTTTGGCTCctgttgttttgatttcttcgtTGATTCTTCCTCAGTTCTTTCTAAGTGGTATCATTGAAGCTACCTTCAAAAACGACACTGTTGCTG AAATTGTTACTTCTTTTTGCTTTGAGACGGTGTTTTATGCTGGTCTTGCGATATTCCTGTCTGTGACTGACCGAGTGCAGAGGCCGTACTTAGACTTCAGCTCCAAGAGATGGGGTCTGATCACTGGACTGAGGGGATACCTTACGTCTGCATTCCTCACGATGGGTTTAAAAGTTGTAGTTCCCGTATTTGCTGTTTACATGACTTGGCCAGCTCTTGGAATAGATGCTTTGATTGCAGTGCTTCCTTTCTTGGTTGGCTGTGCAGTTCAAAGAGTTTTCGAGGCTCGGCTTGAAAGACGTGGCTCATCCTGTTGGCCCATTGTTCCAATAGTCTTTGAG GTGTATAGGCTGTATCAGGTGACAAGAGCAGCGACTTTTGTTCAGAGGCTGATGTTTATGATGAAAGATGCGGCAACGACTGCTGAAATAACAGAGCGAGGAGTTGCACTAGTTGGTTTGGTTGTGACTTTGCAGTTTCTAGCTGTTATGTGTCTCTGGTCGTTTATCACTTTTCTTATGCGCCTCTTTCCTTCTAGACCTGTAGGTGAAAACTACTAG
- a CDS encoding tRNA-processing ribonuclease BN, producing the protein MESKAICLGFLPPRLRFSSPRLLSLPPSPPASSTFATRHKLDSRQTLLWNKPQLSRVRVACSSSQSDSRPEKKQSDKSNYARAELFRGKSGSVSFNGLTHQLVEESKLVSAPFQEEKEIVTSFCFETVFYAGLAIFLSVTDRVQRPYLDFSSKRWGLITGLRGYLTSAFLTMGLKVVVPVFAVYMTWPALGIDALIAVLPFLVGCAVQRVFEARLERRGSSCWPIVPIVFEVYRLYQVTRAATFVQRLMFMMKDAATTAEITERGVALVGLVVTLQFLAVMCLWSFITFLMRLFPSRPVGENY; encoded by the exons GCTTCTTCCACATTTGCGACGCGTCACAAACTTGATTCCAGAC AAACCCTCCTTTGGAACAAACCGCAATTGAGCCGAGTTCGTGTAgcgtgttcttcttctcaatctgACTCAAGACCTGAGAAGAAGCAATCGGATAAGAGTAACTATGCTCGAGCTGAGCTGTTCCGTGGGAAATCaggttctgtttctttcaatGGTCTGACTCATCAGCTGGTTGAAGAAAGTAAACTGGTTTCAGCTCCGtttcaagaagagaaag AAATTGTTACTTCTTTTTGCTTTGAGACGGTGTTTTATGCTGGTCTTGCGATATTCCTGTCTGTGACTGACCGAGTGCAGAGGCCGTACTTAGACTTCAGCTCCAAGAGATGGGGTCTGATCACTGGACTGAGGGGATACCTTACGTCTGCATTCCTCACGATGGGTTTAAAAGTTGTAGTTCCCGTATTTGCTGTTTACATGACTTGGCCAGCTCTTGGAATAGATGCTTTGATTGCAGTGCTTCCTTTCTTGGTTGGCTGTGCAGTTCAAAGAGTTTTCGAGGCTCGGCTTGAAAGACGTGGCTCATCCTGTTGGCCCATTGTTCCAATAGTCTTTGAG GTGTATAGGCTGTATCAGGTGACAAGAGCAGCGACTTTTGTTCAGAGGCTGATGTTTATGATGAAAGATGCGGCAACGACTGCTGAAATAACAGAGCGAGGAGTTGCACTAGTTGGTTTGGTTGTGACTTTGCAGTTTCTAGCTGTTATGTGTCTCTGGTCGTTTATCACTTTTCTTATGCGCCTCTTTCCTTCTAGACCTGTAGGTGAAAACTACTAG